A part of Molothrus aeneus isolate 106 chromosome 10, BPBGC_Maene_1.0, whole genome shotgun sequence genomic DNA contains:
- the KCNJ13 gene encoding LOW QUALITY PROTEIN: inward rectifier potassium channel 13 (The sequence of the model RefSeq protein was modified relative to this genomic sequence to represent the inferred CDS: substituted 2 bases at 2 genomic stop codons), translating into MRHTNPFLKVLGFFFXSLPTPCGKFLTSAGTSTPDQSSPSPGAQVIPSSCTKTLXRLKMTTDTLESNNTKSSAPLLTQRSLRLVTKDGHSTFHMAGAQGRGVSYLRDVWGILMDMRWRWMMLVFSASFVLHWLVFAVLWYLLAEMNGDLELDHDAPPDNHTICVKYVTSFTAAFSFSLETQLTIGYGTMFPSGDCPSAVALLAIQMVLGLMLEAFLTGAFVAKIARPKNRALSIRFSRSAVVTYSEGKPQLMFQVANTRSSPLTNVQISAILYQEQESGQLHQTTIDFHLDSITAHEYPFFIFPLTYYHTITASSPLAALLWREAPPHFELVVFLSAVQEGTGETCQRRTSYLPSEILVYHRFACLLARNAKGEYQTKMENFDKTIPERPAAPDSERPKRTDKEIRINGQHIDSFQLSETGLTK; encoded by the exons ATGAGACATACAAACccatttttaaaggttttggggttttttttttaatctttaccaACCCCTTGTGGGAAGTTTCTTACTAGTGCTGGGACCAGTACACCAGACCAGAGCAGTCCCTCTCCTGGAGCCCAGGTTatcccctcctcctgcacaaAGACCCTCTAAAGACTG AAGATGACGACAGACACGCTAGAGAGCAATAACACCAAGTCCAGCGCTCCCCTCCTGACTCAGAGGTCCCTGAGGCTGGTGACCAAGGATGGGCACAGCACGTTCCACATGGCCGGGGCCCAAGGCAGAGGTGTGTCGTACCTCCGAGACGTGTGGGGGATACTCATGGACATGCGCTGGAGATGGATGATGCTCGTCTTCTCCGCTTCCTTTGTCCTTCACTGGCTGGTCTTTGCAGTGCTCTGGTATCTGCTGGCTGAGATGAATGGGGACCTGGAGCTGGACCACGATGCTCCACCTGACAACCACACTATATGTGTCAAGTACGTCACCAGTTTTACagctgccttctccttctcgCTGGAGACACAACTCACGATTGGCTACGGCACCATGTTCCCAAGCGGGGACTGTCCCAGTGCCGTTGCACTGCTGGCAATCCAGATGGTCCTGGGGCTCATGCTAGAAGCCTTCCTCACAG GTGCTTTCGTGGCCAAGATTGCACGCCCAAAGAACCGGGCACTCTCCATCCGCTTCTCTCGCTCCGCCGTGGTCACATACAGCGAGGGGAAGCCTCAGCTCATGTTCCAGGTGGCCAACACTCGCTCCAGCCCCCTGACCAACGTCCAGATCTCTGCTATACTTTACCAAGAACAGGAGAGTGGCCAGCTGCACCAAACTACCATTGACTTTCACCTGGACAGCATCACTGCACATGAGtatccatttttcattttccctctgaCCTACTACCACACCATCACTGCATCCAGCCCACTGGCTGCTCTCCTTTGGAGAGAAGCTCCTCCCCACTTTGAGCTGGTTGTTTTCCTGTCAGCTGtgcaggagggcacaggagaAACGTGCCAGAGGAGAACATCCTACCTCCCGTCAGAGATCCTGGTGTACCACCGCTTCGCCTGCCTGCTAGCCCGCAACGCCAAAGGCGAATACCAGACCAAGATGGAGAATTTTGACAAGACTATTCCTGAGCGCCCAGCTGCACCTGACTCAGAGCGTCCAAAAAGGACTGACAAGGAGATCCGCATCAATGGACAGCATATCGACAGCTTCCAACTCTCTGAGACTGGCCTCACAAAGTAG